Proteins from one Vibrio coralliirubri genomic window:
- the nrdG gene encoding anaerobic ribonucleoside-triphosphate reductase-activating protein, with product MNYHQYHPIDVVNGPGTRCTLFVSGCVHQCRGCYNQSTQRLDSGHLFTQELQDHIIADLNDPRIKRRGLSLSGGDPLHPANVSEVLKLVQRVKAECEGKDIWMWTGYELDELDEKQKQVLEYVDTLIDGRFEQDKADPMLDWRGSSNQIIHRFTDL from the coding sequence ATGAATTATCACCAATATCACCCAATCGACGTTGTAAATGGCCCAGGAACACGCTGCACTTTGTTTGTGTCGGGTTGTGTGCACCAGTGTCGCGGGTGTTATAACCAATCGACGCAAAGGTTGGACTCAGGGCATTTGTTTACTCAAGAACTGCAAGACCACATTATCGCTGATCTCAATGATCCGCGAATTAAGCGTCGTGGCTTGTCGCTTTCTGGTGGTGATCCTTTGCATCCTGCAAACGTGTCTGAAGTGCTTAAGTTGGTTCAACGTGTAAAAGCAGAATGTGAAGGTAAAGATATTTGGATGTGGACGGGATACGAACTCGACGAACTCGACGAAAAGCAGAAGCAAGTACTTGAATATGTTGATACTTTGATTGATGGTCGTTTTGAACAAGATAAAGCGGATCCGATGTTGGATTGGCGTGGTAGTTCCAACCAAATCATCCATCGATTTACTGACTTATAA
- a CDS encoding AraC family transcriptional regulator gives MSEKHERYEISDQTHQEFVDQSHVLAFEELGIVQCGTASCRDFFSVHRKNPQKHMLLYTVRGKGWLESGACRYLLEPGSCITVPAGTENGFGIEEETWQIAWIFLSPDKQWDRVVSDEVSYTLSPAAEVVSSCIHTLLRSIALPIDLGGAIANHSVAQIEFMINAPVPQQQSRNLIRLRRVFDNVQKQLHKEWNVHELASLFPCSEPHFHRLCQRYYSHSPMTHIMRMRMEYAARLLKSSDWSIQHIGEIVGYPNAANFSTRFKAWSGMTPRQFKQGI, from the coding sequence ATGAGTGAGAAACACGAACGGTACGAGATCTCTGATCAGACACACCAAGAGTTTGTCGATCAAAGCCATGTATTGGCATTCGAAGAGTTGGGTATCGTTCAGTGTGGGACGGCGTCGTGCCGAGATTTCTTTTCGGTACATCGGAAGAACCCCCAGAAACACATGCTGCTGTACACGGTTAGGGGCAAAGGGTGGTTAGAAAGTGGCGCGTGTCGCTATCTTCTAGAGCCAGGGTCATGCATTACAGTTCCCGCGGGCACTGAGAATGGCTTTGGGATTGAAGAAGAAACATGGCAAATCGCATGGATCTTTCTCTCGCCCGACAAACAATGGGACAGAGTGGTGAGTGATGAAGTGAGCTACACACTTTCGCCAGCAGCAGAGGTGGTGTCGTCGTGCATTCATACTCTATTGAGAAGCATTGCCTTACCCATCGATTTGGGGGGAGCGATTGCCAATCACAGTGTGGCTCAAATAGAGTTCATGATTAATGCGCCAGTCCCGCAGCAGCAATCACGCAATTTGATTCGTTTAAGACGCGTGTTCGACAACGTACAAAAACAACTCCATAAAGAGTGGAACGTTCATGAGCTTGCGAGCTTGTTCCCGTGCTCAGAGCCGCATTTCCATCGTTTGTGCCAGCGCTATTATTCACACAGCCCAATGACTCATATTATGCGTATGAGAATGGAATACGCAGCACGTTTGTTGAAATCGAGTGATTGGTCGATTCAACATATTGGCGAGATCGTGGGTTACCCGAATGCAGCTAACTTTAGTACTCGATTTAAAGCTTGGTCGGGCATGACACCAAGGCAATTCAAACAAGGTATTTAG
- the nrdD gene encoding anaerobic ribonucleoside-triphosphate reductase codes for MKSIVIKRDGSRAPFSRDRIQAAVEAASDKADKEIAIYALNVALAVELKLEDYDEVHISEIQTMVENELMQGPYKSLARAYIEYRHDRDIAREKQSALTREIEGLIEESNVDLINENANKDGKVIPTQRDLLAGIVAKHYAKTHILPRDIVQAHECGDIHYHDLDYAPFFPMFNCMLIDLKGMLTHGFKMGNAEIDTPKSISTATAVTAQIIAQVASHIYGGTTINRIDEVLEPYVMASYEKHLSLAKEWDIHSPEAFAISRTEKECYDAFQSLEYEVNTLHTANGQTPFVTFGFGLGESWGSKLIQQSILKNRIAGLGKNRKTAVFPKLVFAIKDGLNHQKQDPNYDIKQLALECASKRMYPDILNYDKVVEVTGSFKTPMGCRSFLNTYEENGELIHEGRNNLGVVSLNLPRIAINAKQDMTKFYELLDEKLKLARRALETRISRLENVKARVAPILYMEGACGVRLKADDSIADIFKNGRASVSLGYIGIHEAMTALYGTDVHLYDDGEMRAKALELVEYMKREVESWTKETGYAFSLYGTPSENLCSRFCSIDTKEFGVIDGVTDRGYYTNSFHLDVQKKVNPYDKIDFEMPYPEISSGGFICYGEFPNMQKNIEALENVWDYSYTRVPYYGTNTPIDECYECGYNGEFDCTSKGFTCPKCGNHDSTKVSVTRRVCGYLGSPDARPFNFGKQEEVKRRVKHL; via the coding sequence GTGAAATCAATCGTAATCAAGCGTGATGGCTCAAGAGCTCCATTCAGTAGAGATCGCATCCAAGCTGCAGTGGAAGCAGCATCAGACAAAGCCGATAAGGAAATTGCTATTTATGCACTGAATGTGGCATTAGCAGTTGAGTTGAAGCTCGAAGACTACGATGAAGTTCATATCTCTGAAATTCAAACCATGGTCGAGAACGAGCTAATGCAGGGACCATACAAGTCTCTGGCTCGTGCCTACATTGAATATCGTCATGACCGCGACATCGCACGTGAGAAGCAAAGCGCTTTAACTCGCGAGATCGAAGGTTTGATCGAAGAAAGCAATGTTGATCTGATCAATGAGAATGCCAACAAAGACGGTAAAGTTATCCCAACTCAGCGTGACTTGCTGGCGGGTATCGTGGCTAAACACTATGCAAAAACTCACATTTTGCCGCGTGACATCGTACAAGCTCACGAGTGTGGTGACATTCACTACCACGACCTAGACTACGCACCGTTCTTCCCAATGTTTAACTGTATGCTTATCGATTTGAAAGGCATGTTAACGCATGGCTTCAAGATGGGTAACGCGGAAATCGACACACCTAAGTCGATTTCTACAGCGACAGCGGTAACGGCGCAAATCATCGCGCAAGTGGCGAGCCACATTTACGGCGGTACAACGATTAACCGTATCGACGAGGTTCTAGAACCTTACGTGATGGCGAGCTACGAAAAGCACTTATCGCTAGCGAAAGAGTGGGACATTCATAGCCCAGAAGCTTTTGCTATCTCTCGTACAGAGAAAGAGTGTTACGACGCGTTCCAATCTTTGGAATACGAAGTAAACACGCTACACACGGCTAATGGTCAAACACCATTCGTTACGTTTGGTTTTGGTCTAGGCGAAAGCTGGGGTTCGAAACTTATCCAGCAATCTATCTTGAAAAACCGCATTGCAGGTTTGGGTAAGAACCGTAAAACAGCGGTATTCCCTAAACTGGTGTTCGCAATCAAAGATGGTTTGAACCACCAGAAGCAAGATCCAAACTACGACATCAAGCAATTAGCGCTTGAGTGTGCGTCTAAGCGTATGTACCCAGACATTCTTAACTACGACAAAGTAGTAGAAGTGACAGGGTCATTTAAAACGCCTATGGGTTGCCGTAGCTTCTTGAATACTTACGAAGAAAACGGTGAGTTAATTCATGAAGGCCGTAACAACTTAGGTGTTGTGAGCCTAAACTTGCCACGTATTGCGATTAACGCAAAACAAGATATGACTAAGTTCTACGAACTGCTTGATGAAAAACTGAAGCTAGCTCGTCGCGCACTAGAAACTCGTATTTCTCGTCTAGAAAACGTGAAAGCGCGTGTTGCTCCAATCCTATACATGGAAGGTGCTTGTGGCGTTCGCTTGAAAGCAGATGACTCTATTGCAGATATCTTCAAGAACGGTCGTGCATCGGTTTCTCTTGGTTACATCGGTATTCACGAAGCAATGACTGCGCTTTACGGCACAGACGTTCACTTGTACGACGACGGCGAAATGCGTGCTAAAGCGCTTGAGCTGGTGGAATACATGAAGCGTGAAGTGGAATCTTGGACGAAAGAGACAGGTTACGCATTCAGCCTATACGGCACACCAAGTGAAAACCTATGTAGCCGTTTCTGTAGCATCGACACTAAAGAGTTTGGTGTGATTGATGGCGTAACAGACCGTGGTTACTACACCAACAGCTTCCACCTAGATGTACAGAAGAAGGTGAACCCATACGACAAGATCGATTTCGAGATGCCTTATCCAGAAATCTCTAGCGGTGGTTTCATCTGTTACGGCGAATTCCCGAACATGCAGAAGAACATCGAAGCGCTAGAAAACGTATGGGATTACAGCTACACACGTGTTCCTTACTACGGCACTAACACACCGATTGATGAGTGTTACGAATGTGGTTACAACGGTGAGTTCGACTGTACCAGTAAGGGCTTTACGTGTCCTAAGTGTGGCAACCACGACTCAACCAAAGTATCGGTAACACGCCGTGTTTGTGGTTACCTTGGTAGCCCAGATGCACGACCATTTAACTTCGGTAAGCAAGAAGAAGTTAAACGCCGAGTGAAGCATCTTTGA
- a CDS encoding YgiW/YdeI family stress tolerance OB fold protein codes for MKKTVLAIASTIILAPTFAMASDHNSNKHESAIAYTGPIETVSVATLLADTSMFAEQEAIVDGKIVRQLKNDTFVFSDGQSEIQIELDDDIRLAQPLTADTKVRIFGEYEGGKTPEIEVDHIQIL; via the coding sequence ATGAAAAAAACTGTATTAGCTATCGCATCTACTATTATCCTTGCTCCTACTTTCGCAATGGCTAGTGACCACAACAGCAACAAGCACGAAAGCGCTATTGCTTATACTGGCCCGATTGAAACCGTTTCTGTTGCGACACTACTTGCCGACACAAGCATGTTCGCAGAACAAGAAGCAATTGTGGATGGCAAGATCGTTCGTCAACTTAAGAATGACACGTTTGTCTTCTCTGATGGCCAGAGTGAAATTCAAATCGAACTTGATGATGATATCCGCCTAGCACAACCACTGACCGCTGATACAAAAGTTCGTATCTTCGGCGAATATGAAGGTGGTAAGACACCTGAAATCGAAGTGGACCACATCCAGATTCTATAA
- a CDS encoding endonuclease/exonuclease/phosphatase family protein translates to MKRLQNWIMLGCLLSSQTFAEPLTISSWNIEWLSTNEAVNKFSAQRDQADFDKLEEYFQSLDADVVAFQEVDDVNAIQRIAGDQYKILMSDRALPENSNHQFKEVNQYTGFAVRKGITLTDYADFPLESSANSKLRFASYMVVETESKPIHMLSVHLKAGCSGAYKSNRDCSRLKDQAQQLNKWIQQRERNGQDYAILGDFNHNLSYSRDWMWKDMTQNTDAQLATRKTRADCKVRSNRNNHRTHQFRSVIDHIVVSKSLNASSAKQVVFETQDVLDYKLSDHCPVSTTIR, encoded by the coding sequence ATGAAACGACTTCAAAACTGGATAATGTTAGGTTGCTTACTCAGTAGCCAGACATTTGCTGAACCTTTGACCATATCCAGTTGGAATATCGAATGGTTATCAACCAACGAGGCTGTGAATAAGTTTTCTGCCCAACGTGATCAAGCTGATTTCGACAAACTTGAAGAATACTTTCAATCCTTAGATGCGGATGTGGTCGCCTTTCAAGAAGTCGACGACGTAAATGCCATTCAGCGCATCGCTGGCGATCAATACAAGATATTGATGTCTGACCGAGCATTACCAGAAAACAGCAACCATCAGTTCAAAGAAGTGAACCAATACACAGGGTTCGCGGTTCGTAAAGGAATCACACTCACCGACTACGCTGACTTCCCACTGGAGTCGAGCGCTAACAGCAAGCTTAGGTTTGCCAGTTACATGGTCGTAGAAACGGAAAGCAAGCCGATTCACATGTTGTCTGTGCATTTAAAGGCGGGTTGCAGCGGCGCTTACAAGTCGAACCGAGATTGTTCAAGACTCAAAGACCAAGCACAGCAACTTAATAAGTGGATTCAGCAAAGAGAAAGAAACGGCCAGGATTACGCGATACTAGGCGACTTCAACCATAACCTATCCTACTCAAGAGATTGGATGTGGAAAGATATGACGCAAAATACCGATGCTCAGTTGGCAACAAGAAAAACTCGAGCAGATTGTAAGGTGCGCTCTAACCGCAATAACCATCGCACGCACCAATTCCGTTCTGTCATTGATCATATTGTGGTGAGTAAGTCACTAAATGCATCTTCTGCGAAACAGGTGGTATTTGAAACGCAAGATGTGCTTGATTACAAACTTAGCGACCATTGCCCAGTTTCAACGACTATCAGATAG
- a CDS encoding YeeE/YedE family protein, giving the protein MKNSSFTIVIGLFAGLLFGSGMIISGMVDPNKVLGFLDITGDWDISLAFVMGGALLVFAPFYHLVIKKRAKAINGEPLDSRNNPLIDRKLILGSTAFGLGWGIAGFCPGPAVTSLSGGNPTVWLFVLSMLVGMWLAGRANKTC; this is encoded by the coding sequence ATGAAAAACTCTTCGTTTACTATCGTTATTGGCTTGTTCGCAGGTCTTCTTTTCGGCTCAGGCATGATCATTTCAGGCATGGTTGATCCAAACAAAGTACTTGGCTTTTTAGACATTACAGGCGACTGGGATATCAGCTTGGCATTCGTCATGGGTGGCGCGTTATTGGTCTTCGCTCCGTTTTATCATCTGGTCATTAAAAAACGTGCTAAAGCTATCAATGGCGAGCCGTTAGATAGCCGTAACAACCCGCTAATCGACAGAAAGCTGATTCTAGGTTCAACTGCCTTTGGTTTAGGTTGGGGGATTGCAGGTTTTTGCCCGGGCCCTGCAGTAACCAGCCTTAGTGGTGGTAACCCAACGGTATGGCTGTTCGTCTTAAGTATGCTGGTGGGAATGTGGCTGGCGGGGCGAGCGAATAAAACCTGTTAG
- a CDS encoding MATE family efflux transporter, translated as MPINFSHINHRGNAMRSTYRHLDKDFWQKLLHIGLPVSLQTMLFSLLGVVDIFMVNQLGDSATAAVGVGNRIFFFNLIMVSGISGAVSVLASQYFGAGDFNGIRRTLAQSWALSVFAIIPFVFIYTLAPESVVSVVASDPDYVRLATDYLWITGASLFGTAIVVPLESALRSVGEAKLPTKISIWAIIVNAILNALLIFGLFGFPELGVVGAAIGTTVSRFFQTIALLIMAKKHYAHLFPTLSNWRDAILPKHRKKYFKVAIPMLVHDTAWAGGILIYNVIVGQMGVGELAIISLLSPVESILISAFMGFAVAASIILGNEIGAKNYQRVEKTAWGYVLVSCGLAALLALLCWFAKPAIVYMIGLTHLELKETAVNVTLVMAFGMILRVFNMVGIGGVLKSGGDINYSIFIDLFGQWAIGIPLAYFTALVLGWPLEWVLMIVLLEELAKIVLTSQRIQSKKWINNLIDEPEHIPI; from the coding sequence ATGCCGATAAACTTCTCGCATATTAACCACAGGGGAAATGCGATGCGCTCGACATATCGGCATCTAGACAAAGATTTTTGGCAAAAGCTTTTACACATCGGTTTGCCTGTATCGCTACAAACCATGTTGTTTTCATTACTTGGCGTAGTCGATATTTTTATGGTTAACCAACTGGGTGACTCTGCAACCGCAGCAGTTGGTGTAGGTAACCGCATATTTTTCTTCAACTTGATCATGGTATCTGGGATTAGCGGTGCTGTCAGTGTGCTAGCTTCGCAATATTTCGGTGCGGGAGATTTCAACGGAATTAGACGCACATTAGCGCAATCATGGGCATTGTCTGTCTTTGCCATCATCCCCTTTGTGTTCATTTATACATTGGCTCCTGAATCAGTCGTGTCTGTGGTGGCCTCAGACCCTGATTACGTCCGCTTGGCAACGGATTACCTTTGGATAACAGGAGCCAGCCTTTTTGGTACCGCGATCGTAGTGCCATTAGAAAGCGCACTACGATCGGTCGGCGAAGCCAAATTGCCCACCAAGATCAGTATTTGGGCGATCATCGTTAACGCGATTCTCAATGCATTGCTGATCTTTGGTTTGTTTGGATTTCCAGAACTGGGCGTAGTTGGTGCGGCTATTGGCACCACGGTGTCTCGATTCTTTCAGACGATAGCGCTGCTTATCATGGCGAAGAAACACTATGCGCATCTATTCCCGACATTAAGCAATTGGCGCGATGCGATATTGCCGAAGCATAGAAAGAAGTATTTCAAGGTAGCCATTCCGATGTTGGTTCATGATACAGCTTGGGCGGGTGGAATACTGATTTATAACGTTATTGTTGGTCAGATGGGTGTTGGTGAGCTTGCGATAATCTCACTGTTATCGCCAGTAGAAAGCATTTTGATTTCGGCGTTCATGGGGTTTGCAGTCGCGGCTTCAATCATTTTAGGCAACGAGATCGGCGCGAAGAACTATCAACGTGTTGAGAAGACTGCATGGGGTTATGTCTTGGTCAGTTGTGGGCTCGCGGCTTTACTAGCCTTATTGTGTTGGTTTGCTAAACCCGCGATCGTATACATGATCGGCCTTACTCACTTAGAGCTCAAAGAGACGGCTGTTAACGTCACCTTAGTCATGGCATTCGGCATGATACTAAGAGTCTTCAATATGGTTGGCATTGGTGGTGTACTGAAAAGCGGTGGAGACATCAACTACAGCATCTTCATCGATCTGTTTGGCCAATGGGCGATTGGTATCCCCCTTGCCTACTTTACTGCGCTGGTGTTGGGTTGGCCGCTAGAATGGGTTTTGATGATTGTACTGCTGGAAGAGCTCGCCAAAATAGTTCTGACCAGTCAGAGGATTCAATCCAAGAAATGGATAAACAACCTAATCGACGAGCCTGAGCACATTCCTATTTAA
- a CDS encoding RimK/LysX family protein, with amino-acid sequence MYNWKAIVVLMLSGGLFACSTTTQVPVEPEQKPQVEQPVVDDSSKTDATEGEKVTEPTEKPEEVKPTEPEAKPKPEEKPVPKPTKTSDGKLILGEEEWVFVPGLKEAFKARVDTGATTSSISAVDIVDFERDGKDWVKFKIEHDGITTQEISLPVERWVKIKQSSAEGTQRRAVVVASIQIGDLKDKTEFTLADRTHLSFPLLLGRSFFRDVAVVDVSQKYVQKKITK; translated from the coding sequence ATGTATAACTGGAAAGCGATTGTAGTTTTAATGCTAAGTGGTGGCCTGTTTGCTTGTTCGACGACGACTCAAGTTCCTGTCGAGCCAGAGCAAAAGCCTCAAGTAGAACAACCTGTTGTGGATGACTCTTCAAAGACTGACGCAACTGAAGGCGAGAAAGTAACGGAACCTACGGAAAAGCCTGAAGAAGTAAAACCGACTGAGCCAGAAGCTAAACCAAAGCCTGAAGAAAAGCCAGTTCCAAAGCCGACTAAAACAAGCGATGGTAAACTGATTCTTGGTGAAGAAGAGTGGGTGTTTGTTCCTGGTTTGAAAGAAGCGTTTAAAGCACGTGTAGATACAGGTGCAACAACATCTTCAATCAGTGCGGTTGATATTGTTGATTTTGAACGTGACGGAAAAGACTGGGTTAAGTTCAAAATCGAACATGACGGCATCACAACGCAAGAGATCAGCTTACCGGTAGAGCGTTGGGTTAAGATCAAGCAGTCGAGTGCAGAAGGTACACAACGACGTGCTGTGGTTGTCGCTTCAATTCAAATCGGTGATCTGAAAGACAAAACTGAGTTTACTCTAGCGGACCGAACGCATCTTTCTTTCCCACTACTGTTGGGTAGAAGCTTCTTTAGAGATGTTGCGGTAGTAGATGTAAGCCAAAAATACGTTCAAAAGAAAATTACTAAATAA
- a CDS encoding YeeE/YedE family protein — translation MSLIPWDAFFGGMLLGASAIILMLGIGRVAGISGIVSRLLPSRKNKSLESGSESSSDTRIEETEKHWRLAFVVGMVVSGWLLIPTGYQLPQLEEINFAVVIIAGLLVGFGTKVANGCTSGHGIVGMARLSKRSIVATCVFMGVAMATVLVKNLIGLGA, via the coding sequence ATTAGTTTGATACCTTGGGATGCATTTTTTGGTGGCATGCTGCTAGGCGCGTCGGCAATTATTCTGATGTTGGGCATCGGGCGAGTAGCAGGAATCAGCGGAATCGTTAGTCGCTTATTGCCGTCTAGAAAGAATAAAAGCTTAGAATCAGGATCTGAATCCAGCTCGGACACCCGTATTGAAGAAACCGAGAAACATTGGCGACTTGCCTTTGTTGTCGGAATGGTTGTCAGCGGTTGGTTGTTGATTCCAACTGGTTATCAACTTCCTCAGTTAGAAGAGATCAACTTCGCAGTGGTTATCATAGCCGGACTATTGGTGGGCTTCGGCACTAAGGTCGCGAATGGCTGTACAAGTGGCCATGGCATTGTGGGAATGGCGCGTTTGTCTAAACGTTCAATTGTCGCGACTTGTGTGTTTATGGGTGTGGCAATGGCAACTGTGTTGGTTAAGAATCTGATTGGTTTGGGGGCGTAA
- a CDS encoding ABC-F family ATPase, with the protein MISTANITMQFGAEPLFENISAKFGNGNRYGLIGANGCGKSTFMKILSGALTPSSGNVSITPGEKLGVLSQDQFAFEQYSVIDVVIMGDRKLWEVKQERDRIYSLPEMSEDDGMKVAELESEFAEMDGYTAESRAGDILIQAGIEEEFHFGLMQQVAPGWKLRVLLAQALFANPDILLLDEPTNNLDIHTINWLAEELNQRKCTMIIISHDRHFLNSVCTHMADIDYGELRVYPGNYEYFLEASGLIREQLLASNAKKAAEISELQDFVNRFGANASKAKQASSRAKKMDKITLDEVKSSSRMSPSIDFGEGKKLHRQALELQDLGHGFDGETLFAGGNLLLEAGTRLAVIGENGVGKTTLLRCLVQELEQNEGIVKWSENASVGYCPQDSTKDFDNDLSIFDWISQWRTVKHDDLMVRGILGRLLFTADDANKKARNCSGGEKNRLLFGKLMMQDINVLVMDEPTNHMDMEAIQALNDALKVYTGTLIFVSHDREFVSSLATHIIDVKDQQLVSFQGTYEEYLDHQKKMLMVNL; encoded by the coding sequence TTGATATCTACCGCGAACATCACAATGCAATTTGGCGCAGAGCCGCTGTTTGAAAACATCTCTGCTAAATTTGGTAACGGCAACCGTTATGGTTTGATCGGCGCCAATGGTTGCGGCAAATCAACGTTCATGAAAATCCTAAGTGGCGCATTAACGCCAAGCTCGGGCAACGTTTCTATCACTCCAGGAGAGAAACTGGGTGTGCTAAGCCAAGATCAGTTCGCTTTCGAACAGTACAGCGTTATCGACGTAGTGATCATGGGCGACAGAAAACTGTGGGAAGTAAAACAAGAACGTGACCGCATTTACTCTTTGCCAGAAATGAGCGAAGACGACGGCATGAAAGTCGCAGAACTTGAAAGCGAATTCGCGGAAATGGATGGCTACACAGCAGAAAGCCGTGCTGGTGATATCCTAATTCAAGCGGGTATTGAAGAAGAGTTCCATTTCGGCTTGATGCAGCAAGTAGCTCCGGGTTGGAAACTGCGTGTGTTATTGGCACAAGCGTTGTTTGCAAACCCAGATATCTTGCTTCTTGATGAACCAACCAACAACTTGGACATTCACACGATCAACTGGCTTGCTGAAGAGCTAAACCAGCGTAAATGTACAATGATCATCATTTCGCACGATAGACACTTCCTGAACTCTGTGTGTACGCACATGGCAGATATCGACTACGGTGAGCTACGTGTTTACCCTGGTAACTACGAGTACTTCCTAGAAGCATCTGGCTTGATTCGTGAGCAGCTTCTAGCAAGCAACGCTAAGAAAGCGGCTGAAATCAGCGAGCTTCAAGATTTCGTAAACCGTTTTGGTGCTAACGCATCTAAAGCAAAACAAGCAAGCTCTCGTGCTAAGAAAATGGACAAAATCACGCTTGATGAAGTGAAATCATCGAGCCGTATGAGCCCATCTATTGATTTTGGCGAAGGTAAGAAACTGCACCGTCAAGCGCTTGAACTTCAAGACCTTGGTCACGGTTTCGATGGCGAAACATTGTTTGCTGGTGGTAACTTGTTGCTTGAAGCCGGTACTCGTCTTGCGGTTATCGGTGAGAACGGTGTGGGTAAAACCACGCTGCTACGTTGCCTAGTTCAAGAGCTAGAGCAAAACGAAGGCATCGTTAAATGGTCTGAAAACGCATCAGTAGGCTACTGCCCACAAGATAGCACTAAGGATTTTGATAACGACCTGAGCATCTTCGATTGGATCTCACAATGGCGCACAGTGAAGCACGATGACCTTATGGTACGTGGCATTCTAGGCCGTCTATTGTTCACTGCTGACGATGCGAACAAAAAAGCGCGTAACTGTTCTGGTGGTGAGAAGAACCGTCTGTTGTTCGGCAAGCTAATGATGCAAGACATCAACGTGCTGGTAATGGACGAACCAACGAACCACATGGACATGGAAGCAATCCAAGCCCTGAACGACGCGTTGAAGGTTTACACGGGCACGCTTATCTTCGTAAGTCATGACCGTGAGTTCGTTTCCTCACTAGCAACACACATCATTGATGTGAAAGACCAACAGCTAGTGAGCTTCCAAGGTACTTATGAAGAGTACTTAGACCACCAGAAAAAGATGCTGATGGTTAATTTATAA
- a CDS encoding amino acid aminotransferase, producing the protein MFSHLPKPTLDPILSLSVAYRGDTRTDKVDLGIGVYKNDQGETPIMKAVSMAQDIVVETQKTKAYVGLAGCEEFNQSMVDLLLKGTSAMDRVAAIQTPGASGALRMLGDLMKVSQPDTTVWISNPSYVNHKPVMEAAGLKVRYYNYFSPETKQVDTARMLDDLSKAGPSDVVLLHGCCHNPTGADINFEAWQEITKLSQKNGFLPFVDIAYQGFGDGLEEDAKGLQHMANNVEEMLITTSCSKNFGLYRERTGAAIVIGKNSEHVGNAKGKLLTLARSTYTMPPDHGAALVKTILQNQELTSIWKQELSEMQQRLLNLRQSLCDELRNTYNTSQFDFIESHKGMFSVLGFKETQMNQLREEYGVYGVGDGRINIAGLSESHIPYVAKAIANVSK; encoded by the coding sequence ATGTTTTCACATCTACCAAAACCAACTTTAGATCCAATTCTATCTCTTTCTGTTGCTTACCGCGGCGATACTCGTACTGATAAAGTCGACTTAGGCATTGGCGTTTACAAAAACGATCAAGGCGAAACTCCGATCATGAAAGCCGTTTCTATGGCTCAAGATATCGTTGTTGAAACGCAGAAAACCAAAGCTTACGTTGGCCTAGCCGGCTGTGAAGAGTTCAACCAGAGCATGGTTGATCTGCTGCTTAAAGGGACTTCTGCAATGGATCGCGTTGCTGCGATTCAAACACCAGGTGCAAGTGGTGCACTTCGTATGTTGGGTGACTTAATGAAAGTTTCTCAACCAGACACCACAGTTTGGATTTCAAACCCAAGCTACGTTAACCACAAACCGGTGATGGAAGCGGCAGGCTTAAAAGTTCGATACTACAATTACTTCAGTCCTGAAACGAAGCAAGTTGATACTGCAAGAATGTTGGATGACCTTTCAAAAGCGGGTCCATCAGACGTGGTACTGCTGCACGGTTGCTGTCATAACCCAACGGGTGCGGATATCAACTTTGAAGCGTGGCAGGAAATCACCAAATTATCTCAGAAGAATGGTTTCTTACCGTTCGTTGATATTGCCTACCAAGGTTTTGGTGATGGCCTAGAAGAAGACGCAAAAGGCCTTCAACACATGGCTAACAACGTAGAAGAGATGTTGATTACGACATCTTGCTCGAAGAACTTCGGTTTATACCGTGAAAGAACGGGCGCTGCTATCGTGATTGGCAAGAACAGCGAACACGTTGGCAATGCTAAAGGTAAGCTTCTTACTCTTGCTCGTTCAACTTATACAATGCCGCCAGATCATGGTGCAGCTTTGGTTAAAACAATTCTTCAGAATCAAGAGCTAACCTCGATTTGGAAGCAAGAATTGAGTGAAATGCAGCAACGTTTGTTAAATCTGCGCCAAAGTTTATGTGATGAATTGCGAAATACTTATAACACGTCACAATTTGACTTCATTGAAAGCCATAAAGGCATGTTTAGTGTACTAGGCTTTAAAGAAACTCAAATGAATCAATTACGTGAAGAATATGGAGTCTATGGTGTTGGTGACGGACGCATCAATATCGCAGGCCTTTCCGAATCTCATATTCCTTATGTAGCTAAAGCGATAGCCAACGTTTCAAAATAG